From Micromonospora echinospora, one genomic window encodes:
- a CDS encoding helix-turn-helix transcriptional regulator: MSGRPDDLTPVRTAVRARDPISQAGVVAQLGADPGDGDPAGFRPVVVTGDDATADVLVIVGDTVDEWLLAQLDALAAAPGGAPRPVLVVGQLDDTAGLQAIEAGGLSMVRRAESTAPLLREVVRAAARGEARLPTDLLSSLLTRVGRAQRQVLAPRGLTILPLSPRQLAVLRMIAAGADTATIARDLSYSERSIKNIVHEITVQLGVRNRTQAVAHAIREGLI, encoded by the coding sequence ATGAGCGGCCGGCCGGACGACCTCACCCCGGTCCGCACCGCGGTCCGCGCCCGCGACCCGATCTCCCAGGCCGGGGTGGTCGCGCAGCTCGGTGCCGACCCCGGCGACGGGGACCCCGCCGGGTTCCGCCCCGTGGTGGTGACCGGGGACGACGCCACGGCGGACGTACTGGTGATCGTCGGGGACACCGTGGACGAGTGGCTGCTGGCCCAGCTCGACGCGCTGGCCGCCGCACCCGGCGGGGCACCCCGACCGGTGCTGGTGGTGGGACAGCTCGACGACACGGCCGGGCTCCAGGCCATCGAGGCGGGCGGGTTGAGCATGGTCCGGCGTGCGGAGAGCACCGCGCCGCTGCTGCGCGAGGTGGTGCGGGCCGCCGCCCGGGGCGAGGCACGGCTCCCCACCGACCTGCTCAGCTCCCTGCTGACCCGGGTGGGACGCGCGCAGCGGCAGGTGCTGGCCCCCCGGGGCCTGACCATCCTGCCTCTGTCGCCACGGCAGCTCGCCGTGCTGCGCATGATCGCCGCCGGGGCGGACACCGCGACGATCGCCCGGGACCTGTCCTACTCGGAGCGGAGCATCAAGAACATCGTGCACGAGATCACCGTCCAGCTCGGCGTCCGCAACCGGACCCAGGCGGTCGCGCACGCCATCCGCGAGGGCCTGATCTGA
- a CDS encoding PAAR domain-containing protein — MGVPAAKLGDKVVGTDTHIIMIPSPGGPVPTPTPMPFAGTITTGCSTDVLIEGKPAAVVGSGAQNAPPHVPTGGPFQVPPTNQGTVLAGSPTVLINGKPAARHGDKVNTCNDPAPLPNGTIVATGQVLVA, encoded by the coding sequence GTGGGCGTACCCGCCGCGAAACTCGGCGACAAGGTCGTCGGCACCGACACCCACATCATCATGATCCCGTCCCCGGGCGGGCCGGTGCCGACCCCGACCCCGATGCCCTTCGCCGGCACGATCACCACCGGGTGCAGCACCGACGTGCTGATCGAGGGGAAGCCGGCCGCCGTGGTGGGCAGCGGCGCGCAGAACGCGCCCCCGCACGTGCCCACCGGCGGGCCGTTCCAGGTGCCGCCGACGAACCAGGGCACCGTCCTCGCCGGCAGCCCGACGGTGCTGATCAACGGCAAGCCGGCCGCCCGGCACGGCGACAAGGTCAACACCTGCAACGACCCCGCGCCCCTGCCGAACGGCACCATCGTCGCCACCGGCCAGGTGCTCGTTGCCTGA
- a CDS encoding helix-turn-helix domain-containing protein → MDRTELLPVGRRVAYWRGRRKLSQQVFADRLGKSKSWVDKVERGVRSLDKVSTLQDIAAVLRIDTAVLLGRDAYPAEVTDRTADVERVRAALSRYEIALGRPAGRRPVLPVDRMAREVAHAWTTFQHARYPQATDLLPDLLTDAQRTHAHDPGAGRVPLVEAYRITASLLVKLGDAELAWLAADRAMAAATGDRILVAAVAVQLGQVLRASGRVRVAKSAMLAAAYRIAPPVIEYGSPAELSLCGTLLVQAALATATHGDDAAAAELLDDAADMAEQVGDGHDHHRTGFGPTAVALARAAAAVELGDARDAVAWHEKATQRDGWRWLPAEHRAAHLLVTAHAYLQVGDPVAAGRVLVDVERIAPAEVRHRPAGRDVLAQVARDPDAPATVTQLADTLGVG, encoded by the coding sequence GTGGACAGGACTGAGCTGCTGCCGGTGGGTCGACGGGTGGCGTACTGGCGGGGGCGGCGGAAGCTGTCGCAGCAGGTGTTTGCCGATCGGCTGGGCAAGTCGAAGAGCTGGGTGGACAAGGTCGAGCGGGGTGTCCGCTCGCTCGACAAGGTGTCGACCCTTCAGGACATCGCCGCCGTCCTGCGGATCGACACCGCTGTCCTGCTGGGTCGGGACGCCTATCCCGCAGAGGTGACCGATCGGACCGCAGACGTCGAGCGCGTCCGGGCGGCGCTGTCCCGGTATGAGATCGCGCTCGGGAGGCCGGCGGGCCGCCGTCCGGTGCTGCCGGTTGACCGGATGGCCCGAGAGGTCGCGCACGCCTGGACGACGTTCCAGCACGCCCGCTACCCGCAGGCGACCGACCTGCTGCCGGACCTGTTGACCGACGCGCAGCGCACCCACGCCCACGATCCCGGGGCAGGCCGGGTGCCGCTGGTCGAGGCGTACCGGATCACCGCGTCGCTGCTGGTGAAGCTCGGTGACGCCGAGCTGGCGTGGCTGGCCGCCGACCGGGCCATGGCCGCTGCGACCGGTGACCGGATCCTGGTCGCCGCCGTAGCCGTGCAACTCGGTCAGGTGCTCCGCGCCTCCGGGCGGGTACGGGTGGCGAAGTCGGCGATGCTGGCTGCCGCGTACCGGATCGCCCCACCCGTGATCGAGTACGGCAGCCCGGCTGAGTTGTCCCTGTGCGGCACGCTGCTCGTCCAAGCTGCCCTGGCAACAGCCACTCACGGGGACGACGCTGCCGCCGCTGAACTGCTTGACGACGCTGCCGACATGGCCGAGCAGGTCGGCGACGGGCACGACCACCATCGGACCGGGTTCGGACCCACTGCCGTGGCCCTGGCCCGTGCCGCCGCAGCCGTAGAGCTGGGCGACGCCCGCGATGCGGTGGCGTGGCACGAGAAGGCCACCCAGCGGGACGGCTGGCGATGGCTGCCAGCCGAGCATCGCGCCGCCCACCTGCTCGTCACCGCCCATGCGTACCTTCAGGTTGGTGACCCTGTCGCCGCCGGGCGGGTGCTGGTCGACGTCGAGCGGATCGCGCCGGCCGAGGTCCGGCACCGGCCGGCGGGCCGGGACGTGCTCGCCCAGGTCGCCCGCGACCCCGACGCCCCGGCAACGGTCACCCAGCTCGCCGACACCCTCGGGGTGGGCTGA
- a CDS encoding helix-turn-helix domain-containing protein has translation MSHVDPRFGAHLRAIRTDRGLSLRAFGQLTHRGKSHLHELETGAKAPTFDTARHLDRVLNAGGTLIAFVTAPVDHQAEADDLLARVRASDVSAETLARLEAVVDDLASAYPTTPPAELLPRVRRHLAYVNRLLDGQVTLAQRRRLIVAGAWLTVLRATVHVDLNQRGPAGAHLAAAHDLAGHAEHPEIQGWCLETRAWDVLTHGDYRQSVELSRQAQRVAPRGSSAHIQATAQEARGWARMGDVRRTRRTLDRLERLTANLSVPERAEHHYRYDPTKARAYAATTLAWAGDPAAEQVARSVLTELDPRGDGGERPRRSASARLDLALALLAAGQPDEASMLAVEAITSGRVVPSNWWRAREVLRHVERTGLAEGAVLREAYEAYRPVTQS, from the coding sequence ATGTCGCACGTTGACCCACGCTTCGGAGCGCACCTGCGAGCGATCCGTACCGATCGTGGTCTGTCCCTACGTGCGTTCGGGCAGCTCACTCACCGGGGCAAGAGTCACCTGCACGAACTGGAGACCGGAGCGAAGGCTCCGACCTTCGACACCGCCCGTCATCTCGACCGGGTCCTCAACGCCGGTGGCACTCTGATCGCGTTCGTTACCGCACCGGTTGACCACCAGGCTGAAGCAGACGACCTGCTTGCCCGAGTCCGCGCCAGTGATGTCAGCGCTGAGACCCTCGCGCGGCTCGAAGCGGTCGTCGACGACTTGGCCAGTGCATACCCGACTACGCCACCGGCCGAACTGTTGCCGAGGGTGCGGCGTCACCTGGCATACGTCAACCGGCTGCTCGATGGCCAGGTGACCCTGGCTCAGCGCCGTCGTCTGATCGTCGCCGGTGCCTGGCTGACCGTGCTTCGCGCGACCGTGCACGTCGACCTCAATCAGCGCGGCCCGGCCGGCGCGCATCTGGCCGCCGCACACGATCTCGCCGGCCACGCAGAACACCCGGAGATCCAGGGGTGGTGCCTGGAAACCCGGGCGTGGGATGTCCTCACACACGGCGACTACCGGCAGTCCGTCGAGCTGTCGCGGCAGGCGCAGCGGGTCGCGCCCCGGGGCAGCTCGGCACACATCCAGGCCACCGCCCAGGAGGCGCGCGGCTGGGCGCGCATGGGCGACGTGCGGCGGACCCGCCGAACCCTGGACCGTCTGGAACGGTTGACCGCGAATCTGTCCGTGCCGGAACGCGCCGAGCACCACTATCGGTACGACCCGACAAAGGCCCGGGCGTATGCGGCCACCACGCTGGCGTGGGCTGGTGACCCGGCGGCTGAGCAGGTCGCCCGGTCGGTGCTGACCGAATTGGACCCGCGCGGGGATGGTGGGGAACGCCCGCGCCGGTCGGCGTCCGCCCGCCTCGATCTGGCGTTGGCATTGCTGGCCGCTGGACAGCCGGACGAGGCGAGCATGCTAGCCGTCGAGGCGATCACCTCCGGTCGGGTCGTGCCGTCGAACTGGTGGCGGGCACGGGAAGTGCTACGCCACGTTGAGCGGACTGGCCTGGCTGAGGGCGCGGTTCTGCGCGAGGCGTACGAGGCGTACCGGCCGGTCACCCAGTCGTAG
- a CDS encoding sugar O-acetyltransferase, translated as MRNEQRLRTRTPESRAFAERVQLVMNLTARLNALPFDDLDARRAVLTEIFGAPIPDSLTILPPFYCDYGLGASFGERVFINQGCFFLDYGGISIGDRVMIGPRVTLSTAGHPVELDERYDFITHAPIVIEDDVWIGAAATVTPGVTIGRGSVVGAGAVVAKDVPPLSVVTATSVVERKRLRPMSAATS; from the coding sequence GTGCGCAACGAGCAACGCCTACGAACACGGACGCCCGAGTCACGAGCCTTCGCGGAGCGCGTACAGCTCGTGATGAACCTGACCGCCCGCCTCAACGCGCTGCCGTTTGACGACCTCGACGCACGCCGGGCGGTGCTCACCGAGATCTTCGGTGCGCCGATCCCTGACTCCCTGACCATCCTGCCCCCGTTCTACTGCGACTACGGGCTCGGCGCGTCGTTCGGGGAGCGCGTGTTCATCAACCAGGGATGCTTCTTCCTCGACTACGGGGGCATCAGCATCGGTGACCGCGTCATGATCGGCCCCCGCGTGACCCTGAGCACCGCCGGACACCCCGTCGAGCTCGACGAACGGTACGACTTCATCACGCACGCGCCCATTGTCATCGAGGACGACGTGTGGATCGGCGCCGCAGCCACGGTCACCCCCGGAGTGACGATCGGTCGAGGCTCGGTCGTCGGTGCGGGTGCCGTTGTCGCGAAGGACGTGCCGCCGCTGAGTGTGGTGACAGCAACAAGCGTTGTGGAGCGGAAGCGGCTGAGGCCGATGTCTGCGGCAACCTCCTGA
- a CDS encoding DUF6817 domain-containing protein, whose product MSTDNGVRVWLRRHGAEQIAHPGGNLYAHLCRVSERLAVLGCGSEVQAAGLTHAVYGTDGFDLALIDRTDRAVLRDLVGADAEELVYLYGACDRRRSWRELAETGQVFDRFVREVRTPDAARLRSLIDLSIVNELDVIEHDPAVAERHGTYFRKLFASWASVASEQVIRDAQRVLRP is encoded by the coding sequence ATGAGCACCGACAACGGCGTGCGGGTCTGGCTCCGCCGGCATGGAGCTGAGCAGATCGCGCATCCCGGGGGCAACCTGTACGCCCACCTGTGTCGAGTCAGCGAACGACTCGCCGTGCTCGGCTGCGGCAGTGAAGTGCAGGCCGCAGGCCTTACCCACGCCGTCTACGGCACCGACGGGTTCGACCTCGCCCTGATTGATCGGACCGATCGTGCGGTGCTGCGGGATCTCGTTGGTGCCGACGCCGAGGAGCTCGTCTATCTGTACGGTGCCTGCGACCGTCGACGCAGCTGGCGGGAGCTGGCAGAGACCGGCCAGGTGTTCGACCGTTTCGTACGCGAGGTGAGAACGCCGGATGCGGCTCGACTTCGGTCGCTCATCGACCTGAGCATCGTCAACGAACTGGACGTTATCGAACACGATCCTGCGGTGGCGGAACGGCACGGTACCTACTTCCGGAAACTGTTCGCCTCGTGGGCGTCAGTGGCCTCTGAGCAGGTCATCCGCGATGCGCAGCGGGTCCTGCGGCCGTGA
- a CDS encoding VWA domain-containing protein, producing MATFASRPLRTASALAVVALLVASAAPPAGYAALLAAPASGGAEFRISVADAPAPPITSDPPTGGTDGTTIGLTPGGAATLTRTVTTTTVPPRPDVVLLADTTGSMGLALADVKANARRIVGDISAVQPDARFAVTEYRDTTDGYAFQVNRDLTADPAAVQEAVNTWTAAGGGDTPEANLHALSRIATGAVGFRADSSPIVVIFGDAPSHDPVLGHDLAGTIAALTARGIRVVAVDVVTSPYHSLDQDGQFTEITTRTGGVLLTAATAGDVSTAILAGIRAIQATVAARISDCDPQLSATVEPAERTVDSGSEVDFTLAVRVDPKARNGEYGCRVEFTVDGILQEGPDRLVVQVTGAAPDVPVLHSDTTLLDLGEASLGVATPTRRVTLSNTGDYPLSVAATLAAPAPPGTGTLPDTSAVALSPVASAPGSDVFTVTGNTCGQVLAVGASCTLDVGGTPRAVGVAQAVLTLASSTDTGGQATQALTVQVAGRNPTFQFNPGVGRPGQVVTGLGRDFPPGQPVTVTWAGGTGAVTVVADAAGRFAVPMVVFADAPAGPRTAVASVPAVGTVTSGAFLVQSPTAQPGVFTRRR from the coding sequence ATGGCCACATTCGCCTCCCGCCCGCTGCGGACCGCGTCGGCGTTGGCCGTCGTGGCGCTCCTGGTGGCCAGCGCCGCCCCGCCGGCCGGGTACGCCGCGCTGCTGGCGGCACCGGCCAGCGGCGGCGCGGAGTTCCGGATCAGCGTCGCCGACGCCCCCGCTCCACCGATTACCTCCGACCCGCCGACCGGCGGGACGGACGGCACGACGATCGGGCTGACCCCGGGCGGCGCGGCGACGCTGACCCGTACGGTGACCACCACCACCGTGCCGCCCCGTCCGGACGTGGTGCTGCTCGCCGACACCACCGGCAGCATGGGCCTGGCGCTGGCGGACGTGAAGGCCAACGCCCGCCGGATCGTCGGGGACATCAGCGCCGTGCAGCCGGACGCCCGGTTCGCGGTCACCGAGTACCGGGACACCACCGACGGGTACGCCTTCCAGGTCAACCGGGACCTCACCGCCGACCCGGCCGCCGTGCAGGAGGCGGTGAACACCTGGACCGCCGCCGGTGGCGGCGACACCCCGGAGGCGAACCTCCACGCGCTGTCCCGGATCGCGACCGGCGCCGTCGGCTTCCGTGCCGACAGCAGCCCGATTGTGGTGATCTTCGGGGACGCCCCGTCGCACGACCCGGTCCTCGGCCACGACCTCGCCGGTACGATCGCCGCGCTCACCGCGCGGGGCATCCGGGTGGTGGCGGTCGACGTCGTCACCTCCCCGTACCACAGCCTCGACCAGGACGGGCAGTTCACCGAGATCACCACCCGGACCGGCGGGGTGCTGCTCACCGCCGCCACGGCCGGCGACGTCTCCACCGCGATCCTCGCCGGCATCCGGGCCATCCAGGCCACCGTCGCCGCCCGGATCTCCGACTGCGACCCGCAGTTGAGCGCCACGGTCGAGCCGGCGGAACGGACCGTCGACAGCGGCAGCGAGGTGGACTTCACCCTCGCCGTCCGGGTCGACCCGAAGGCCCGCAACGGCGAGTACGGCTGCCGCGTCGAGTTCACCGTGGACGGCATCCTCCAGGAGGGACCGGACCGGCTGGTGGTGCAGGTCACCGGGGCCGCCCCGGACGTGCCCGTGCTGCACTCCGACACCACCCTGCTCGACCTCGGCGAGGCGTCCCTCGGCGTCGCCACACCCACCCGTCGGGTGACCCTCAGCAACACCGGCGACTACCCGCTCAGCGTGGCCGCCACGCTCGCCGCGCCGGCCCCGCCCGGGACGGGCACGTTGCCGGACACGTCCGCCGTGGCGCTGTCGCCGGTCGCGTCGGCCCCCGGGTCGGACGTCTTCACCGTCACCGGGAACACCTGCGGCCAGGTCCTCGCCGTCGGCGCGTCCTGCACCCTGGACGTCGGCGGGACGCCCCGGGCCGTCGGGGTCGCCCAGGCGGTGCTCACCCTGGCCAGCTCGACCGACACCGGCGGGCAGGCGACGCAGGCGCTGACCGTCCAGGTCGCCGGCCGTAACCCGACGTTCCAGTTCAACCCGGGTGTGGGGCGACCCGGCCAGGTCGTCACCGGTCTCGGGCGGGACTTCCCGCCGGGCCAGCCGGTGACGGTGACCTGGGCCGGCGGCACCGGCGCGGTGACCGTGGTCGCCGACGCGGCCGGCCGGTTCGCCGTACCGATGGTGGTCTTCGCCGACGCCCCGGCTGGCCCTCGGACAGCGGTCGCGTCGGTGCCGGCGGTCGGCACGGTGACCAGCGGCGCGTTCCTGGTGCAGTCTCCGACGGCCCAGCCGGGCGTCTTCACCCGCCGCCGCTGA
- a CDS encoding sigma-70 family RNA polymerase sigma factor: MTGSDVGAPAWTAAPEPTEPPDPETVALVVAARAGDAAALTELVSAHLPVLYRIVGRALNGHGDVDDLVQETMVRAIRGLPDLRDPDRFRSWLISIAYRQVQQHLRDQARSRSRRQETDADLPDPGGDLAERTVAELILSEQRRELAEAARWLDDDDRRLLAWWWREAIGELSRADLADALSISPKHAAVRLGRMRTRLDDARVVVHALGVSPHCPELGALTQGWDGTTGPLWRKRLSRHGRDCPRCGAHRAALLAPERLLPGMATFPVAAGLTAGVPAVPGAVSLWAAIQGFLSHKIVVGATAAAVAAGGIGYAVFRNPDAGGPASAGPPAAVRPSVPAGGGAAPPTTTPTVAPAAGATDIHVAPDGSDSGTGSAGSPYATLGHAVAVVRPGQTIVLRGGTHRLTAPVVITTSGTAGQRITLSSHPGERAVVDASRVPTGEWAITQRASHWTVRGLEITNAPGHAYVCVSCRQSVFSRLSVHDNGGIGLLLRGPGTVANQVLESDFHGNHDTTDDGGTADGLAFKYGSGTGNLVRGCRMYHNSADGLDLSEFTDPVTVERSWAFGNGVDRWDTPGFDAGGGNGFKLGGGDPAPRVRHVVTQSAAWDNAGYGFTESGNHGTLRITRSTAYRNGKAGFAFVGSAAVLRQNLALANEDETWLGDRVDDEDNSWNQRDWTTTTLRSGDPDRAEGPRPADGTLPQSTFLLNRRDQGIGADMR; this comes from the coding sequence GTGACGGGCAGTGACGTCGGCGCGCCGGCCTGGACCGCCGCCCCGGAACCGACCGAGCCGCCCGACCCGGAGACGGTCGCGCTGGTCGTCGCGGCACGAGCGGGTGACGCGGCGGCGCTCACCGAACTGGTCTCCGCGCACCTGCCGGTGCTCTACCGGATCGTCGGCCGTGCGCTGAACGGGCACGGCGACGTCGACGACCTGGTCCAGGAGACCATGGTCCGGGCGATCCGGGGCCTGCCCGACCTGCGGGACCCGGACCGCTTCCGTTCCTGGCTGATCTCGATCGCGTACCGGCAGGTGCAGCAGCACCTACGCGACCAGGCGCGGAGCCGGAGCCGCCGGCAGGAGACCGACGCGGACCTGCCGGACCCGGGCGGTGACCTCGCGGAACGGACGGTCGCGGAGCTGATCCTCAGCGAACAGCGCCGGGAACTGGCCGAGGCCGCCCGGTGGCTGGACGACGACGACCGGCGGCTGCTGGCCTGGTGGTGGCGGGAGGCGATCGGCGAGCTGAGCCGCGCCGACCTGGCCGACGCCCTGTCGATCAGCCCGAAGCACGCGGCGGTACGGCTGGGCCGGATGCGGACGCGACTCGACGACGCCCGGGTCGTCGTCCACGCGCTCGGGGTGTCGCCCCACTGCCCGGAACTGGGCGCGCTGACCCAGGGTTGGGACGGCACGACCGGCCCGCTGTGGCGGAAGCGGTTGAGCCGGCACGGCCGGGACTGCCCGAGGTGTGGGGCACACCGGGCCGCGTTGCTGGCCCCGGAACGGCTACTGCCCGGCATGGCGACCTTCCCGGTCGCCGCCGGCCTCACGGCGGGCGTACCGGCGGTTCCGGGGGCCGTGTCGCTCTGGGCCGCGATCCAGGGTTTCCTCAGCCACAAGATCGTGGTGGGAGCGACCGCTGCGGCGGTCGCGGCCGGTGGCATCGGATACGCGGTGTTCCGGAACCCGGATGCGGGCGGACCCGCGTCGGCCGGTCCCCCGGCGGCCGTGCGACCGTCCGTACCGGCCGGTGGCGGCGCGGCGCCGCCCACCACCACCCCGACCGTCGCGCCCGCGGCCGGGGCGACCGACATCCACGTCGCACCGGACGGCTCGGACTCCGGCACCGGCAGCGCCGGAAGCCCGTACGCCACGCTCGGCCACGCCGTCGCGGTGGTACGTCCGGGGCAGACGATCGTGCTGCGCGGCGGCACGCACCGGCTCACCGCACCCGTGGTCATCACCACCAGCGGCACCGCCGGGCAGCGCATCACCCTCAGCAGCCACCCGGGCGAGCGGGCGGTGGTCGACGCGAGCCGGGTGCCCACCGGCGAGTGGGCGATCACCCAGCGGGCGAGCCACTGGACGGTGCGGGGACTGGAGATCACCAACGCGCCCGGCCACGCGTACGTCTGCGTCTCCTGCCGCCAGAGCGTCTTCTCCCGGCTCTCGGTGCACGACAACGGCGGGATCGGCCTGCTGCTGCGCGGGCCGGGGACGGTGGCCAACCAGGTGCTGGAGAGCGACTTCCACGGCAACCACGACACCACCGACGACGGCGGCACGGCGGACGGGCTGGCCTTCAAGTACGGCTCGGGCACCGGCAACCTGGTACGCGGCTGCCGGATGTACCACAACTCGGCGGACGGGCTGGACCTCAGCGAGTTCACCGACCCGGTGACGGTCGAGCGGTCCTGGGCGTTCGGCAACGGGGTCGACCGGTGGGACACCCCCGGCTTCGACGCGGGCGGCGGCAACGGCTTCAAGCTCGGCGGCGGGGATCCGGCCCCGAGGGTGCGGCACGTGGTCACGCAGAGCGCCGCCTGGGACAACGCCGGCTACGGGTTCACCGAGTCCGGCAACCACGGGACGCTGCGGATCACCCGCAGCACCGCGTACCGCAACGGCAAGGCCGGCTTTGCGTTCGTCGGCTCGGCGGCGGTGCTGCGACAGAATCTGGCCCTGGCGAACGAGGACGAGACCTGGCTCGGGGACCGGGTCGACGACGAGGACAACTCGTGGAACCAGCGGGACTGGACGACCACGACCCTGCGCAGCGGCGACCCTGACCGGGCCGAGGGGCCACGACCGGCCGACGGGACACTGCCGCAGAGCACGTTCCTGCTCAACCGCCGCGACCAGGGCATCGGTGCCGACATGCGGTGA
- a CDS encoding WxL protein peptidoglycan domain-containing protein, which produces MTRCPHPHLTPVVAALAAIVTVLAGGPAAAVAAPSRATALRHAAPVPATPVLRHAAPAPATPVLRLAAPAPSPPAPAGPSGAADGFTWAVQPSNASGPTGRAYFLYDAAPGRRIADRVAITNLSRTPMTFAVYGADAFTTGDGGFALQPASRPATDVGSWVTLAERTYRIPAGKRVIVPFQVTVPANAGPGDHAGGIVVSATGARADAAGRTVTVDRRVAARIYLRVAGAVRPALEVEALRIAYDNPANPFGTGPVVVSYRLRNTGNVRLTGSGQVHVAAPFGWRLAGTEPVAVPELLPGAAFVVTEQINGIVPTGRLSVRVAVDPATVDGPLPTLSRTASTWAMPWFWVAVLLAGAAWLIVTRVRGTRRRTRATDARTAPADAGPAPAAAATTPAG; this is translated from the coding sequence ATGACGAGGTGCCCTCACCCGCACCTGACGCCCGTGGTCGCGGCGCTCGCCGCGATCGTCACCGTGCTGGCCGGCGGACCGGCCGCCGCCGTCGCCGCCCCGTCGCGGGCGACGGCCCTCCGGCATGCCGCCCCGGTCCCCGCCACGCCAGTCCTCCGGCATGCCGCCCCGGCCCCCGCCACGCCGGTCCTCCGGCTCGCCGCCCCGGCCCCCAGCCCTCCGGCTCCGGCCGGCCCGTCCGGTGCCGCCGACGGCTTCACCTGGGCGGTCCAGCCGTCCAACGCGTCCGGCCCCACCGGCCGCGCCTACTTCCTGTACGACGCCGCACCCGGCCGGCGGATCGCGGACCGGGTCGCGATCACCAACCTGAGCCGCACCCCGATGACCTTCGCGGTCTACGGGGCCGACGCGTTCACCACCGGCGACGGTGGCTTCGCCCTGCAACCCGCCAGCCGGCCGGCGACCGACGTCGGCTCCTGGGTGACCCTCGCCGAACGGACCTACCGGATCCCTGCCGGGAAACGCGTGATCGTGCCGTTCCAGGTGACCGTGCCGGCCAACGCCGGTCCCGGGGACCACGCCGGCGGCATCGTCGTCTCGGCCACCGGGGCGCGGGCCGACGCCGCCGGTCGGACCGTCACCGTCGACCGCCGGGTGGCCGCCCGGATCTACCTGCGGGTGGCCGGTGCGGTCCGTCCCGCGCTGGAGGTCGAGGCCCTCCGGATCGCGTACGACAACCCGGCCAACCCGTTCGGCACCGGTCCGGTCGTGGTCAGCTACCGGCTGCGCAACACCGGCAACGTCCGGCTCACCGGCAGCGGGCAGGTGCACGTCGCCGCCCCGTTCGGCTGGCGGCTCGCCGGGACCGAGCCGGTCGCCGTGCCCGAACTGCTGCCCGGAGCCGCCTTCGTGGTGACCGAGCAGATCAACGGCATCGTCCCGACCGGCCGGCTGAGCGTCCGGGTCGCCGTGGATCCGGCCACCGTGGACGGTCCGCTGCCGACGCTGAGCCGTACCGCCTCGACCTGGGCGATGCCCTGGTTCTGGGTGGCGGTGCTGCTGGCCGGGGCAGCGTGGCTGATCGTCACGCGGGTACGCGGCACCCGCCGACGGACCCGTGCCACCGACGCCCGGACCGCACCTGCCGACGCCGGGCCCGCACCTGCTGCCGCCGCGACCACGCCGGCCGGATGA